One window from the genome of Pedobacter schmidteae encodes:
- a CDS encoding EboA domain-containing protein, which yields MLLIDIRDLKKLDAIFLQVLKRNLSTEAMDWLQHKIALIVAEDKSVQLHLCFSHLPRIASKKEITVLANETQQIGQLLPGYAIDSWTLDKLSRVWLLMQLPADNRETYIKKINSLFAAAEMNEQIALYAALPLYHYPEEWIGRCEEGIRSNIGTVLEAIMYHNPYPAAFLSQPAWNQLVLKAFFTEKDVNLIVGLKDRLNDALIATLQDYIQERLAAHRTVAPEIYDLTQQMNP from the coding sequence ATGCTTTTGATCGACATACGAGATTTAAAAAAACTGGATGCCATTTTTTTACAGGTGCTGAAAAGAAACCTGAGCACAGAGGCTATGGACTGGCTCCAGCATAAAATTGCGCTAATTGTTGCAGAAGACAAATCTGTTCAGTTGCACCTTTGTTTTTCGCATTTGCCACGCATCGCTTCCAAAAAGGAGATCACGGTACTAGCCAATGAAACACAGCAAATTGGACAACTTTTACCTGGTTATGCAATCGATAGCTGGACCTTGGATAAACTATCAAGGGTATGGTTGCTGATGCAATTGCCGGCCGACAACCGGGAAACTTACATTAAAAAGATCAATAGTCTCTTTGCTGCCGCCGAAATGAATGAACAGATAGCCCTGTATGCAGCATTACCCCTGTATCATTATCCGGAAGAATGGATTGGCAGATGTGAAGAAGGTATCAGAAGCAATATTGGAACCGTATTGGAAGCCATTATGTACCATAACCCTTATCCGGCAGCTTTTCTTTCTCAACCTGCCTGGAACCAATTGGTATTGAAGGCCTTTTTTACAGAAAAGGACGTGAACCTGATTGTAGGACTTAAAGACCGGTTAAATGATGCTTTAATTGCTACACTGCAAGATTACATACAAGAGCGTTTGGCGGCCCACCGAACCGTAGCGCCCGAAATTTATGACCTGACACAACAAATGAACCCATAA
- a CDS encoding TatD family hydrolase has protein sequence MCCNENFEERNKGEKIVTTLDLNDISGMKFFDPHVHMTSRTTDDYQAMADAGIVALIEPAFWLGQPRTGVDSFTDYYSSLIGWERFRSSQFGIKHYCTIGLNSREANNEALAEQVMEILPQFIFKEGVVGVGEIGFDDQTAAEEKYYRLQLDLAKEASLPVQIHTPHRDKKKGTQRSMDIAIEQGLAPHMVIVDHNNEETVKEVLDRGFWAAFTIYPFTKMGNERMVEVVKQYGSERIMINSAADWGISDPLAIPKTAALMKRSGISLADIELVTYRNAITAFAQSGQIDEQDFIKVKDIDQSQKFASNSILRGGQQPRIDKNSIIIS, from the coding sequence ATGTGCTGTAATGAAAATTTTGAAGAAAGAAATAAAGGCGAAAAAATAGTTACTACGCTTGATCTGAACGATATCAGTGGGATGAAATTCTTCGATCCCCATGTACACATGACTTCCCGTACAACGGATGATTACCAGGCCATGGCCGATGCCGGCATAGTAGCTTTGATAGAACCGGCCTTTTGGCTAGGACAACCGCGAACTGGGGTAGACAGCTTTACCGATTACTACAGCAGCCTCATTGGCTGGGAAAGGTTCCGGTCTTCGCAATTTGGGATTAAACACTATTGTACTATTGGCCTCAATTCTCGTGAAGCAAACAACGAAGCCCTTGCCGAGCAGGTGATGGAGATATTGCCACAGTTTATTTTTAAAGAAGGTGTGGTAGGCGTTGGCGAAATCGGCTTTGACGATCAGACCGCAGCGGAGGAGAAATATTACCGCTTACAGCTTGACCTGGCTAAAGAGGCCAGCTTACCGGTACAAATTCACACCCCGCACCGCGATAAGAAAAAGGGGACACAACGCAGTATGGATATTGCTATTGAACAGGGACTTGCCCCGCACATGGTGATTGTAGATCATAACAATGAAGAAACCGTAAAGGAAGTCCTTGACAGAGGTTTTTGGGCTGCTTTTACCATCTATCCTTTTACAAAAATGGGCAATGAGCGGATGGTAGAAGTGGTTAAGCAATATGGTTCGGAAAGAATCATGATCAACTCTGCTGCCGATTGGGGCATCAGCGATCCGCTGGCCATCCCAAAAACGGCGGCATTAATGAAAAGATCGGGCATTAGTTTGGCCGACATTGAGTTGGTAACCTACCGCAATGCCATCACAGCATTTGCACAAAGCGGTCAAATAGATGAACAGGATTTCATTAAGGTAAAAGACATTGATCAAAGCCAAAAGTTTGCCAGCAACTCCATATTACGCGGTGGGCAACAGCCAAGAATAGATAAAAATTCTATCATTATATCCTGA
- the eboC gene encoding UbiA-like protein EboC (EboC, a homolog the polyprenyltransferase UbiA, belongs to system of proteins involved in the trafficking of precursor metabolites to an extracytoplasmic compartment so that the biosynthesis of certain natural products, such as scytonemin, can be completed.), which yields MKKLIGYLRLMRPANVVTAVADVLAGIAIAGYFIPFATGSFGWGNPQLPMLPVILLCLSTIGLYSGGIIMNDVFDAELDAKERPERPIPSGLISKKAATIFGGIFFFIGIFSAGLYNPASQYLAAAIMVCCLIYDKFLKHHAFFGPLNMGLCRGLNLLLGVSIIPQAIQQWWFLALVPIIYIASITMISRGEVHGGSKKMLYFAALLYAIVISCILFFAAKQGYLLPTLFIVFCFALMIFIPLINAMRNPVGKNIGKAVKAGVIALILMNAAWASAFGIWNVALFIVILLPVSLLLGKAFAVT from the coding sequence ATGAAGAAACTAATAGGCTATTTAAGATTAATGCGGCCGGCGAATGTGGTTACAGCCGTCGCCGATGTGCTTGCGGGAATAGCCATTGCAGGTTATTTTATTCCATTTGCTACGGGAAGTTTCGGCTGGGGCAACCCACAATTGCCTATGCTCCCTGTAATTTTGCTATGCCTTTCAACAATTGGACTTTACAGCGGCGGAATTATCATGAATGACGTATTTGATGCAGAACTGGATGCCAAAGAACGCCCCGAGCGACCTATACCCAGCGGGCTGATATCAAAAAAGGCCGCCACCATATTTGGTGGTATCTTTTTCTTTATCGGCATTTTTTCTGCCGGACTTTATAACCCTGCATCACAATACCTGGCCGCGGCCATTATGGTTTGCTGCCTCATATACGATAAATTTTTAAAACACCATGCTTTTTTCGGACCATTAAATATGGGCCTTTGCAGAGGCTTAAACCTATTACTAGGTGTCAGCATTATTCCTCAGGCCATTCAGCAATGGTGGTTCTTGGCCTTGGTTCCAATAATTTATATTGCTTCAATTACCATGATCAGCCGAGGCGAGGTACATGGGGGCAGCAAAAAGATGCTTTATTTTGCCGCGCTTTTATATGCGATTGTCATTTCCTGCATCCTGTTTTTCGCCGCAAAGCAAGGTTACCTGCTGCCTACCCTTTTCATCGTATTTTGCTTTGCGCTGATGATATTTATTCCGCTGATTAATGCGATGCGAAACCCTGTAGGTAAAAATATAGGGAAAGCGGTAAAAGCAGGTGTTATAGCCTTAATACTAATGAATGCAGCCTGGGCAAGCGCCTTTGGCATCTGGAACGTGGCACTTTTTATCGTTATTTTATTACCAGTTTCGTTACTGCTCGGTAAGGCCTTTGCCGTTACCTAG
- a CDS encoding 3-dehydroquinate synthase, with translation MNYLEQSFSVKFDYKIYFTQSLFGLNNTTLSDFFKERTTVEGQKILFVIDEGVASTHPQLIQEIMAWFGRHHPLQLINDFMIVPGGEAAKNDTTLFDQLVAAVDQHGIDRHSYIAAIGGGAVLDLVGYAAAVSHRGIKHIRIPTTVLSQNDSGIGVKNGINYKGKKNFLGTFAPPVAVFNDEQFLQTLSDRDYRSGISEAIKVALIKDREFFNWIAAHTAALANREADSMAYLIRHCAKLHLDHIAGADPFETGSARPLDFGHWSAHKQEQLSNFTVLHGEAVAMGIALDSAYSFLSGLLSEDKLQQILEVLLQLSFDITDATMQINDAASPILKGLIEFQEHLGGKLTITLLTDLGTGKEVHEMDHQLLISASRYVADFAKNSISLNSSTH, from the coding sequence ATGAATTATTTAGAACAGTCATTTAGTGTAAAATTTGACTATAAAATATACTTTACCCAGTCCCTTTTTGGCCTGAACAACACCACACTGTCCGACTTTTTTAAGGAAAGAACAACAGTAGAGGGACAAAAAATACTTTTTGTCATCGACGAAGGGGTAGCATCAACTCATCCTCAGCTTATCCAGGAGATCATGGCATGGTTTGGCCGTCATCACCCCTTGCAACTGATCAACGATTTTATGATTGTACCAGGAGGCGAGGCGGCAAAAAACGATACCACTTTGTTTGATCAGCTGGTAGCAGCAGTAGATCAGCATGGGATAGACCGACACTCTTACATTGCCGCTATTGGTGGCGGTGCCGTATTGGATTTGGTAGGCTATGCCGCGGCAGTATCACACCGAGGCATCAAACACATTCGCATTCCCACTACCGTATTGTCGCAAAACGACTCCGGAATTGGCGTAAAAAACGGCATCAACTACAAAGGAAAGAAAAATTTCCTGGGCACTTTTGCCCCTCCTGTAGCCGTTTTTAATGACGAACAGTTTTTACAAACCTTAAGCGACCGAGATTACCGTTCGGGAATTTCTGAAGCCATCAAAGTGGCATTGATCAAAGATCGGGAATTCTTCAACTGGATTGCAGCACATACAGCAGCGCTTGCCAATAGAGAAGCAGATAGCATGGCCTACCTCATTAGGCATTGTGCAAAACTCCATTTAGATCATATCGCAGGTGCCGACCCATTTGAAACAGGATCGGCCCGCCCCCTTGACTTTGGACATTGGAGTGCACACAAACAGGAGCAATTGAGTAATTTTACGGTGTTACATGGCGAAGCAGTAGCCATGGGAATAGCGTTGGACAGCGCTTATTCTTTTTTAAGCGGCTTGCTAAGTGAGGATAAACTGCAGCAGATTCTGGAAGTATTGCTACAACTTTCCTTTGACATTACAGATGCTACGATGCAAATCAACGATGCAGCATCTCCTATTTTAAAAGGACTGATCGAATTTCAGGAACATTTGGGTGGCAAACTGACCATCACTTTGCTGACCGACCTTGGTACCGGCAAAGAAGTACACGAAATGGATCATCAATTGCTGATCAGCGCCAGCCGTTATGTAGCGGATTTCGCCAAAAACAGCATTTCTTTAAACAGCAGTACTCACTAG
- the eboE gene encoding metabolite traffic protein EboE has translation MKVNTGHLTYCTNIHPGKDWAADFAALQENFPLIKQSVSPHQSLGLGLRLSNAASITLSDEAELTVFKQWLKENDAYVFTMNGFPYGDFHRTVVKEKVHAPDWTTDQRKDYTIRLFDILRFLLPKGMDGGISTSPLSYRHWFNTAEDFEVAKRTATLNIVAVVEHLIVIDRESGQLLHLDIEPEPDGILETGREFIDWFENDLLTLGIPVIADRFNISAQEATNLLKKHVCLCYDVCHFAIGYENHHAVLTELEQKGIGVGKIQISAALQADMSSAGAEKEAVKAGFSVFNEPTYLHQVVALKNDGGLIRYPDLPAALSDFDNKAVTQWRSHFHVPISIKEIGLLQSTQDDIITLLQLQKNQPFTNHLEVETYTWEVLPEQIKLPIAQSISNELNWVIDTLA, from the coding sequence ATGAAAGTAAACACAGGTCATTTAACCTATTGCACCAACATACACCCCGGTAAAGACTGGGCGGCCGACTTTGCGGCGTTGCAGGAGAATTTCCCGCTCATAAAACAATCCGTTTCGCCTCATCAATCTTTGGGACTCGGACTAAGGCTATCAAATGCAGCGAGCATCACATTAAGTGATGAAGCTGAATTAACTGTGTTTAAGCAATGGTTAAAAGAAAATGATGCCTACGTATTTACTATGAATGGCTTCCCCTACGGGGATTTCCACCGGACTGTCGTTAAAGAAAAAGTACATGCGCCAGATTGGACCACCGACCAGCGCAAAGACTATACCATACGGCTATTCGATATTCTCCGGTTCTTGTTGCCCAAAGGCATGGACGGAGGCATTTCCACCTCGCCGCTAAGCTATAGGCATTGGTTTAATACCGCTGAAGATTTTGAAGTTGCTAAACGAACTGCTACGCTCAATATTGTTGCCGTAGTTGAACACCTTATTGTTATTGATCGCGAAAGCGGACAGCTGCTTCACCTGGATATAGAACCCGAACCGGATGGAATTTTGGAAACAGGAAGGGAATTTATCGATTGGTTTGAAAATGACTTATTGACATTGGGTATTCCTGTAATTGCCGATAGGTTTAACATTTCCGCTCAGGAAGCAACAAATCTTTTAAAGAAACATGTTTGTCTGTGTTATGATGTTTGTCATTTTGCCATAGGCTATGAAAACCACCATGCCGTGCTCACAGAACTGGAACAGAAAGGTATCGGGGTAGGAAAAATTCAAATTAGCGCAGCCCTGCAGGCAGATATGAGCAGTGCCGGAGCAGAAAAAGAAGCCGTAAAAGCTGGATTCTCTGTTTTTAATGAGCCCACTTATTTACATCAGGTAGTCGCATTAAAAAATGATGGAGGTTTGATCCGCTATCCTGACCTTCCCGCCGCACTCAGCGATTTTGACAATAAAGCGGTTACCCAATGGCGTTCACATTTCCATGTGCCCATTTCCATTAAAGAAATCGGACTACTGCAATCTACACAGGACGATATTATTACGCTACTTCAACTACAAAAGAACCAACCTTTTACGAACCACCTTGAAGTAGAAACTTATACCTGGGAGGTTTTACCAGAACAAATAAAATTACCAATAGCCCAATCCATCAGCAATGAACTGAACTGGGTTATAGATACATTGGCTTAG
- a CDS encoding alkaline phosphatase family protein, whose product MNKTVVIDVVGLSANLIGKHTPFLQQYIKNKKLNTIAPMLPAVTTAVQSTYLTGKQPSGHGIVGNGWYDHTDAEIKFWKQANKLVQAEKIWDRAKRENPDFTCSNMFWWYNMYSNADYSVTPRPNYLADGRKMPDCYSEPAELRDVLQQKLGQFPLFNFWGPGADIKSSKWIADASILSDELYNPTLTLVYLPHLDYCLQKFGHDLDHISKELNQIDEVLKDLIGHYEQKKATVIVLSEYGITPVSQPVHINRIFREAGLLQIRVERGLELLDAGASKAFVVADHQIAHVYLNNPEVKDQVKTLLKNTPGIALVLDKEGQQAHGLDHNRSGDFVLVAQPESWFTYYFWLDDSKAPDYARCVDIHKKPGYDPVEMFMSSKARAAYKLLRKKAGFRYVMDVIPLDATLVKGSHGSINTPTAFHPVLITDTHINAQNLEATEVYNVIWKALNL is encoded by the coding sequence ATGAACAAAACTGTAGTGATAGATGTGGTAGGCTTATCGGCCAACCTGATCGGAAAACATACTCCATTTCTGCAACAATACATTAAAAACAAAAAACTAAATACCATAGCTCCCATGCTACCCGCAGTAACTACAGCGGTGCAATCCACTTATTTGACCGGCAAGCAACCTTCTGGTCATGGTATAGTTGGGAATGGGTGGTATGACCACACCGATGCAGAAATCAAATTCTGGAAACAAGCCAATAAGCTTGTACAAGCCGAAAAGATCTGGGATCGCGCCAAGCGGGAAAACCCTGACTTTACGTGTTCCAATATGTTCTGGTGGTACAATATGTATTCCAATGCCGACTATTCGGTTACCCCAAGGCCTAACTATCTCGCCGATGGCCGGAAAATGCCCGACTGCTATTCGGAGCCGGCCGAACTGCGGGACGTTTTACAGCAAAAGCTTGGACAGTTCCCCTTGTTTAATTTCTGGGGACCGGGAGCCGATATCAAATCGTCAAAATGGATTGCGGATGCTTCAATCTTAAGCGATGAATTGTACAACCCTACTTTGACCCTGGTGTACCTCCCTCATCTGGATTATTGTCTCCAAAAATTCGGACATGACCTGGACCATATCAGCAAAGAACTGAACCAGATAGATGAGGTATTAAAAGACCTGATTGGCCATTACGAGCAAAAAAAAGCTACCGTTATTGTACTTTCCGAATATGGCATTACCCCTGTGAGCCAACCGGTTCATATCAACCGTATTTTTAGGGAGGCAGGATTATTACAGATCCGCGTTGAGCGTGGATTGGAGCTACTGGATGCAGGCGCATCCAAAGCATTTGTAGTAGCCGATCATCAAATTGCTCATGTATACCTCAACAATCCGGAGGTAAAAGATCAGGTAAAAACCCTATTGAAAAACACCCCGGGCATTGCTTTGGTGCTGGACAAAGAAGGCCAGCAGGCGCATGGGTTAGATCATAATCGAAGCGGCGATTTTGTACTGGTAGCCCAACCCGAAAGCTGGTTTACCTATTACTTCTGGCTGGATGATAGCAAAGCACCCGATTATGCCAGGTGTGTAGACATCCATAAAAAACCAGGCTACGATCCTGTAGAAATGTTTATGTCTTCCAAAGCCAGAGCGGCCTATAAACTGCTTAGAAAAAAAGCCGGATTCAGGTATGTCATGGATGTCATCCCACTTGATGCAACCCTGGTAAAAGGTTCACATGGAAGTATCAACACCCCTACTGCATTTCATCCTGTATTAATTACAGACACTCATATAAACGCCCAAAACCTGGAAGCTACAGAAGTTTACAATGTCATCTGGAAAGCTTTGAACCTATAG
- a CDS encoding phosphocholine-specific phospholipase C: protein MSSRRDFLKKAAILSGAAGLPNVIPMSIQKAMAIGADPGSTFQDAEHIVFLMQENRSFDHMFGKLKGVRGFNDPRAYTKPDKDKVWLQKDDKGNTYAPFHVDINKTKITWQGGLPHSWNDQVAARNNGRYDKWVPVKSAMSLGFYDRTDVPFYYAMADAFTICDHHFCSSLTGTTPNRLFFWTGTIRPEQNGKSIAAVNNSQAESRDDVYIDWHTFPELLEDNNISWKIYQNELWTSDLKGEGVDNWLGNYGDNAIEYVKRYNVKLSAYFRKHGDHTSKPPLTAEEVRAKYDKLTSREKNLIDKAFATNINAPHNYLELAPFSFTDDKGQQQTQNIPKHDIFYQFRTDVDSGNLPTVSWLVAPEKFSDHTSSPLYGTWYVSEAIDILTKNPEVWKKTIFILTYDENDGYFDHMPPYVVPKPDYADTGKVSAKIDVAADYELKKDSPIGLGYRVPMLIASPWSKGGYVNSQVFDHTSCLMFLEHFLSNKTGKTIRSNNISSWRRAICGNLTSVFRPATADPSGIPTLLKKDEVIVSINNAKNKPAQVKPDPLTAEEIEKINQHHAFSDLSPAVMPKQEKGTRLACALPYQLFVSCNLDAKKENIELHFEAGKGNFGQKMVPVGAPFCVSTSDVYKGKVGKSWNYAVIAGDQLSDTIKLDHFANQQYDLKVTGPNGFFRRFKGGKNDPLVNINCAYENTGFLSKKLSGNIELTVENTGDKEIKLEITDEVYKSIPATVITLAARQKSKLVLDLKNSASWYDFTIKISGSTSFIRQYAGHVETGSASVTDPFMAGLL, encoded by the coding sequence ATGAGTTCAAGACGAGATTTTCTTAAAAAAGCAGCAATATTATCGGGTGCAGCAGGCCTGCCCAATGTGATCCCCATGTCTATCCAAAAGGCTATGGCCATTGGTGCCGATCCGGGTAGCACTTTTCAGGACGCAGAGCATATCGTATTCTTAATGCAGGAAAACCGTTCATTTGATCACATGTTTGGCAAACTGAAGGGTGTTCGTGGGTTCAACGACCCCAGGGCATATACAAAACCCGACAAAGACAAGGTATGGCTGCAAAAAGATGATAAGGGAAATACCTATGCCCCTTTCCATGTAGACATCAATAAAACGAAAATCACCTGGCAGGGTGGCCTGCCACACTCCTGGAACGACCAAGTGGCAGCACGCAACAATGGTCGCTACGATAAATGGGTACCGGTAAAAAGTGCGATGTCCTTAGGCTTTTATGACCGAACCGACGTCCCTTTTTATTACGCAATGGCTGATGCTTTTACCATTTGTGACCACCATTTTTGCTCCTCTTTAACAGGTACAACTCCTAACCGCCTGTTTTTCTGGACCGGCACCATCCGACCAGAACAAAATGGGAAATCTATTGCTGCAGTAAACAATTCGCAGGCAGAATCGCGCGATGATGTATATATAGACTGGCATACTTTCCCTGAACTGTTAGAAGACAACAACATCAGCTGGAAAATATACCAGAATGAACTGTGGACTTCCGACCTGAAGGGCGAGGGGGTAGACAACTGGCTAGGCAATTATGGAGACAATGCCATTGAATATGTAAAACGTTATAACGTTAAACTTTCTGCCTATTTCAGAAAACATGGTGATCATACCTCAAAGCCGCCATTAACAGCCGAAGAAGTAAGGGCCAAATACGACAAACTAACTTCCAGGGAAAAAAACCTGATAGATAAGGCCTTTGCCACCAACATCAATGCCCCACACAATTACCTGGAGCTAGCCCCTTTTTCATTTACAGATGATAAAGGACAACAACAGACACAAAATATCCCAAAGCACGATATATTTTATCAGTTCAGGACTGATGTAGACAGTGGCAATCTGCCTACTGTATCCTGGCTAGTCGCACCAGAAAAATTCTCGGACCACACCAGTTCACCTTTATACGGTACCTGGTATGTTTCTGAAGCAATAGATATCCTGACCAAAAATCCGGAAGTATGGAAAAAAACCATTTTCATCCTTACTTATGACGAGAACGATGGTTATTTTGACCATATGCCTCCTTACGTAGTACCTAAACCGGATTATGCGGATACAGGCAAGGTTTCAGCTAAAATTGATGTGGCAGCAGATTATGAATTGAAAAAGGATAGCCCGATTGGTCTGGGCTACAGGGTACCTATGCTGATTGCCTCACCATGGAGCAAAGGTGGCTATGTCAACTCTCAGGTATTTGACCATACCTCCTGTCTGATGTTTTTAGAGCATTTTCTGAGCAATAAGACCGGAAAAACCATCAGAAGCAATAACATCAGCAGCTGGCGGCGTGCCATATGTGGTAACTTAACTTCGGTGTTTCGACCGGCAACAGCCGATCCTTCGGGCATACCCACCTTATTGAAAAAAGATGAGGTTATTGTCAGCATCAACAATGCTAAAAACAAGCCAGCCCAGGTTAAACCTGATCCGTTAACGGCAGAAGAAATTGAAAAGATAAATCAACATCATGCTTTCTCGGATTTATCTCCTGCAGTTATGCCCAAGCAGGAAAAAGGAACACGTTTGGCCTGTGCGTTGCCTTATCAGCTATTTGTAAGTTGCAATCTGGATGCAAAAAAGGAAAATATTGAACTGCATTTTGAAGCTGGGAAAGGCAATTTCGGGCAAAAAATGGTACCCGTGGGTGCCCCTTTCTGTGTCTCTACCTCAGATGTTTACAAAGGAAAAGTTGGAAAAAGCTGGAATTATGCGGTAATTGCCGGAGATCAGCTAAGCGATACGATAAAACTTGATCATTTTGCCAACCAACAGTACGACCTTAAAGTTACGGGGCCAAATGGTTTTTTCCGCCGTTTTAAAGGTGGCAAAAACGATCCTTTAGTCAACATCAACTGTGCTTATGAAAATACTGGCTTTTTAAGTAAAAAGCTAAGTGGCAACATCGAGTTGACGGTAGAAAACACGGGCGACAAAGAAATTAAGCTGGAGATTACCGATGAGGTTTATAAAAGCATTCCCGCTACGGTGATTACCCTGGCAGCCAGACAAAAGTCAAAGCTGGTCCTGGACTTAAAAAACAGTGCTTCCTGGTACGACTTCACTATAAAAATAAGTGGCAGTACATCTTTTATCCGGCAATATGCAGGGCACGTGGAAACCGGATCTGCTTCGGTAACCGATCCATTTATGGCTGGTTTGTTGTAA
- a CDS encoding isoleucyl-tRNA synthetase translates to MIKVLKLQKAMYLIILGIIGLIAFKIMEANKIDWGIYILKLSGILFLAGAIWFVYPILFAKKVNDDEVQLDPEKQEETVKPVTTNQP, encoded by the coding sequence ATGATAAAAGTATTGAAACTACAAAAGGCCATGTACCTCATCATTTTAGGCATTATCGGATTAATTGCCTTCAAAATTATGGAGGCCAACAAAATAGATTGGGGCATATATATCCTTAAACTTTCAGGCATACTTTTTTTAGCGGGAGCAATATGGTTTGTATACCCTATTCTCTTCGCTAAAAAAGTAAACGACGATGAAGTACAACTCGATCCCGAGAAGCAGGAAGAAACTGTAAAACCTGTTACAACAAACCAGCCATAA
- a CDS encoding RNA polymerase sigma factor: MDEIQFLQLITEHQGIIHKVCRLYRDSKEDREDLFQEISYQLWKALSSFKGEAKLSTWIYRVALNTAIASFRKKIPNIEYSPILPDVPEEMQNEELAIRHEQLFAALKQLDDGEKAIITLYLEDLSYQQIAEVIGINENYVGVKLNRIKNKIQKLLIK; encoded by the coding sequence ATGGATGAAATACAGTTCCTACAGCTGATTACCGAACATCAGGGAATCATCCACAAGGTGTGCCGCTTGTACCGCGACAGTAAGGAAGACCGGGAAGATTTGTTTCAGGAAATCAGTTACCAACTATGGAAGGCTCTTTCATCATTTAAGGGCGAGGCTAAATTAAGTACCTGGATTTACCGTGTTGCCTTGAATACAGCCATTGCTTCGTTTCGTAAAAAGATACCAAACATTGAGTACAGCCCCATACTACCTGATGTGCCTGAAGAAATGCAAAACGAGGAACTCGCCATTAGGCATGAGCAGCTTTTTGCCGCCTTAAAGCAGCTTGATGATGGAGAAAAAGCCATCATTACCCTTTACCTGGAGGACCTCAGCTATCAGCAAATTGCCGAAGTTATCGGCATCAACGAAAATTATGTGGGGGTAAAGCTCAACCGAATCAAAAACAAAATTCAAAAACTTTTAATCAAATAA